The DNA sequence GGCAAGTACGCGATTACGCTCCACATTCTTCTTGGCATTATTGACCTTAACACGAGCTGCGACTTCATTTGCTTGAGCGACACTGATTGCTGCTGAATCCGCTTCATAAGACTGAGCTGCTTGTTGCAAATCAAATTTGGCGGCCTTAACGGCTAATTCAAAAGGACGCGGATCGATCGTGACGAGTTCATCTCCTGCCTTGACAATACTATTGTTAGTAATAAGTACTTGTGAAATAGGGCCAGATACTTCTGGGCTAATGCGGATCAATTGGCCATTTACTCTAGCTTGATCTGTCATTGGCGTCATTCTGTCCGCCCATAAGGTATAAAGCCAAAGAGCAGCAACTAAGGCAAAAATGTAGTAAGTGAAAGAGCGAGCTTGGCTAATTTTTTTATCGCTTTGTTCAGCACTGGTGTGGACATTGTTATCTGACATTTTCTGTTCCTACTGTCGTTTACTGAGGTTGTTCCAGTAAATTTATCTTTTTATAAATGATACTTTTCTTAGTTCGTACTTCGACGGCAATGGTAATGATGAATGCAAATAGGCCAACCAGTGCAACAGCACTTGAAGAAGAGACCATCACTTCGCCAGCGTATTTTGTCCAGATCACAGCTATTGCCACAAACCAGCCAAATAACGCTGCTGCATGGGTGACTGCAATAGGAACAAGGTGAGACCAAAAACCACTCTGAAGTTGACTAATGTGTTGTGGGTGGGATTTGTTGAGCTGATGAATAAATAGCTTGGATGTGATCAACGACAAAATGATCCCTAAACCAAAAGTTAGAGATACCGCTTGTCCCCACACAGTCACTTCAGAATTCGTGATCACGTTAAGCGACATTGGTACGCTATCCATTCCCTTGAAATGGTGGCTCGCAATATAGCCATTGATAACGCCGTTAATCACGCCACCAATCAATGAATCTTTCACTTTGATATCCACGTCTAGCACCTTCACTGTTGTACAATAAACTCTTACTGATTATAACGAGAATGTTCGAATAAATGCATATCAAACATGACCATTTTTGATACTGTTGCGACTAGAGCATACTTGTGCGCCATGATAACTGTGGAAAGGAGTCAATCATGAATCTCGATAAAGCGTTGTCAAATATTAGCGAGAAGAATAACTTCATCTACTTAACGTTAGCTTTAATCATGCTGTTAATTGCCGCCGCCCTCGTTCAACTACTACAAGACAATGTGATCGAATACGTCATACAGGGGATTATGGTAGTGATTTTTATTGTTTGCTTTGTAAGTTTGCGCTTTGATCGAAAGTGGACGCATTTTTTAAGAGGTTTAGCCGTGGTTTGGATAGCTGCTATTGCCGCGAAACACCTCTTTCATATCAAAGAGATGAGCATATTGATGCTTTCTCTGACTTTTGTCTTTTTCTATGGCACTTTCCAATCTTTAGTAAGAAAAATCTTGTTTTCAGGCCAAATAGACACCAACAAACTTATTGGTTCTGTAGCCCTATTCTTATTGCTTGGTTTAATGTGGGCGGTGGCTTACCTTTTGTTACTTGAGCTAGACCCTTTCGCATTTCGCGGGTTAGAAGCAATTCCATGGGAAGATAATTTTTCTAATAGCGCTTATTTTAGCTTCGTGACCTTAACCACTCTCGGTTATGGGGATATCAGTCCAGTGACTCCAATTGCGAAAACGTTAGTCTATTTAGAGTCGGTTGTTGGTGTTTTTTATATGGCAGTAGTGGTGTCTAGTTTAGTCAGTTCGAATTTAGGTAGAAACGCGGCTAGATAAAAGATATCCCTTAAGTGGTCAAGTTATCGCTAATGACAATTGCTATATTCACATTGCTTCATAATATGATAAGGGACTGTTCCGAACCTTACTTTCTAATCAGTATTGCCGTTTGAGTTTTGGATTAGTAAACGTTATGTCAAAAAGCAGTATGGTTTTTTAGCTCTAAATGATTTCTGTCCAAAAGTGATTTTGCTTTTAACTTTTCAGTCAGGTTCAAAAGCGGCTAAATCGAAGAGATGGAAAACTTGGTGCAGGTGCGTCTGAGGCCTTCGGCAGCATGGATGCTGCCGTAGAGCGCCCAGGGACGGGTTTACAGCGTGCCTCAGAAGTACCTGCACGAATGGCTTGCCGCAGGCAATAAGTTCACCATGAAACTATGGCTTCAAACTCCCTTCATAAACACCTCAGAAGGTTGAAGCTTCACTCTGAGAAACCAATCTGCCGTAATGGCCTATCAGCTTATTAAAGTTGTCCCGGGGGCCGGGAAGAAAGGAGGGAGCCATCTGACTCCCTACCAGATGCCCGCTATTTGGGTTCAAAGGTAAAAGACTGCCCGGCCAGTGCGGCTTCATACATCAGGCCACCCTTGGCGGCGGTGAAGATTGCCATGCCGTTGATGTAGGCGGCGCTGGCGGCCTTGTTGGCCCCCGAGTGGCCTGCGCCCGCGGAGTTACCTGTGGTGCCCACCTGGGCATTGGCGCCGACATTGATGGCGACCGCCGAGGCGGTGGCGCCGAACTCGAAGCTGCCGCTGGTAAACTCTTGATAAGCTTTGGCATCTTTGAAGAAGATGATCTCGCTGTAGGCCTGTCCGCCGAGCTGGAAGCCAATGGACAGCTGGGTCAGGCTGGAGTCGCCGGTATGGGCACCGCCCTTGTAGACACGGCCCTTACCGTAGGCGGCACCTATGCCTATGCCGCCCTTGCCGACGGTGGGAAAGATGGCGTAGCCATAGGCGGAGTTGAAAAACTTCTGGGTGTCCGGGGCTTTCTTGAAGTTGGCGATCGCCTCGCTGTAGCTGTCGGCGGCGAGCGTCATGGGGGACGTCAATAATCCCAATGCCACACAACAGCTTAGAATTAAGGTAGACAGATACTTATGCATGATGACCTCCATCGATTTGGATGGTTTTAGCATAGTTCGACTGATTAAGAATGAAAACGGCTGTTGATTAAAAAAGCGCCAAAATTGGCGCTTTTTCGATTGATGTCAGCTCGGGTTCAGCTAACAAATAGGCTTTTACTTAGCTTCGTCCATCTGCTTACCCAGCACATAGTGCTCGAACCACAGCTTGTCCCAGTCCATCTTGGCCTGTCTGTGCTGGTACTTGCTCAGACCATGGCCCTCACCCGGATAGACCACCAATTCGACCGGCACATTCAGGTAGTGCTTCAGGGCGCGGTAGAGCCCCTGGGCATGACCCAGTGGCACACGCTGGTCGTTTTCGCCTATGTGGATCAAGGTCGGTGTCTTGATCTTGTCGGCATGGGTCAGCGACGAGCCGTGGGTGTAGGCCTCTGGCTTCTCCCAGGGCAGGCCCTGCATGAAGTTGATCACATGGCCTGGGGTATCCTCCAGCATCCACTGCAGACGCTGGTCGAATACGCCGGCCCCCGAGCTGGCAGCCTTGAAGCGATTGGTGGTGCTGATGAGGGCGTTGGTGAGATAGCCACCGTTGCTCCAGCCCATCACCGCCATCTTGTCACCGTCGGCGATGCCCTGTTTGATCAGATGATCGACACCGGCCATGATGTCGGCCACCTCGATCTCATGCTCCTGGCCCACTAGGTCCGTGAGGAACTTGTCGCCATAGCCGGTAGAACCGCGGTAGTTAGGCGAGAGTAGCGCCCAGCCGTTGGCGGTAAAAGTGCTGCGCCCGTAGGATCTGTGTTGCAGCGCGTAGGGGGTGGCCGAGGTCGGACCGCCGTGGATCTGCACGATCAGCGGCAGCGGGCCGTCACTCTTCTTATAACCTGCGGGCAGATCCAGGATCCCCTCCACCTGGCTGCCGTCCGGCGCGGTCCATTTCACTATAGAGATCTCTGGCAGGATCCAGCTGTCGACCTGAGGGTTGATGTTGGTCAGCCGCTTGTACTTGGCCTTCTTGCTGGCGGCATCGGCGATGAAGAGGTCGCTGAAATGATCCAGGCCGTTGTGGCTGAAGGCCAGTTTCTTGCCATTGTGGGTGAAGCTATAGCTGCCCATTACCAGATCGCCAGCCAGTACGGTACGAGTGTCCCCTTGCCCCTGGTTATCTATCTCGCTACAGAAGAGTTTGACCCTGGCGTGGTCGTAGCCGCGATAGCAGAGCTCGTCGCTGCCTGGTCGCCAATGGATGTCGCTCGAGTTGAAGGTGACATCACCCTCTGTCTTCACCTGAATTAGCTTGGCCTTGTCATCTTTAGGCTTAACCACAAACAGCTTGCCCGGGTGGCCATCGAAGTCGATACGAAACGCCAGGCGTTGGTTGTCTTCATGCCAGGCCAGGCCCAGTAGCCAGCCATAAGGCGAGGGCGCCTGTTCGCGCCAGGCGCTGTCTTCCAGCACCTTGTTTTGCTGTGACTGGGTGTTGAACACCTCTATGTTTGACCAGCCTTCCAGGTTGACCAGTTCGTTGTCCTGGGTGGTGATACGGGCGATCTGGCTGGCGTCCTGGTTGACGCTGAAGTTCCACACCACCTTGTCATCGTCCAGTACTAGGCTCTGTTGGTAGTGGTCGAGATCTAGCTTGTAGAGGGGGTTGGTAGTGACCTTGCCGTGACCATACTTAGGCGCGCCGTGTTTGGCTCTTACCTTGGCCCAGATATCTTTGTCTGTGGTGGTCTTGTTGGTGAGGAAGTAGAGGCTCTTGCCATCTTGGCTGAGCTGGAACTGTTTTACTCCCTCGGCTTCCTTGGTGACAGGGACAGCTTCTGTGCTGCCCAGGTTGATTCTGAACACCTGAGCCTTGCCGTTGTAGGGGGCCTTGTTGTCTTCGCGGCTCTGCTTGACCAGATAGTAGATGGCGCTTCCGTCTGGGCTCCACTGAGGGCTGGATTCGCTCTCGTTGGTGAAGGTGAGGCGGTTGGTCTTGCGTGACTTGGTATCGATAAGCCAGAGATCTTTCTGCGCCTTGTCCAGCTCCTTGTCCCAGCGGGATTCTAGCCAGAGTGCATGTTTGCCATCTGGACTGAGCTGAACATTGCCCATGTTGCCTATGGTGAAAAAGTCATCCGTGGTGATCTGGTGAGTACGCTCGGCGGCCAATACGCCGCTGCTCAGTCCCATGGCGCCCGCACAGATCGCCGCCAACGCGGTGAGTTGATATCCCCTTCCCATCTTGATCCCTTCTCTAGTGATTGCTTGAGTAATTCTTGTTAATTGAGGTGGTTAAGCCCGGATACATTAACGCAAAACCGCTTAGGTATAAATTGAGTTAATTATTTTTTGTCGGATTGCAGCAGTTGTTGCAGATAATTGAGCTCTTCGGCGTTCAGCAGCTGACGGCTGCTGCTTGGACGCGCCTGGGTTTGCAGGTCTGGGGAGAGGCGGCCCCTGAGATAGGCAGACATGGTGATCTGCTTGAGGCCGTAGAGGGCCAGCAGGTAGAGGCTAAGGAGCAGAAACAGTCGGGTGCTCGCCTGAGCTGCCAGGCTGACCT is a window from the Shewanella loihica PV-4 genome containing:
- a CDS encoding S9 family peptidase, with product MGRGYQLTALAAICAGAMGLSSGVLAAERTHQITTDDFFTIGNMGNVQLSPDGKHALWLESRWDKELDKAQKDLWLIDTKSRKTNRLTFTNESESSPQWSPDGSAIYYLVKQSREDNKAPYNGKAQVFRINLGSTEAVPVTKEAEGVKQFQLSQDGKSLYFLTNKTTTDKDIWAKVRAKHGAPKYGHGKVTTNPLYKLDLDHYQQSLVLDDDKVVWNFSVNQDASQIARITTQDNELVNLEGWSNIEVFNTQSQQNKVLEDSAWREQAPSPYGWLLGLAWHEDNQRLAFRIDFDGHPGKLFVVKPKDDKAKLIQVKTEGDVTFNSSDIHWRPGSDELCYRGYDHARVKLFCSEIDNQGQGDTRTVLAGDLVMGSYSFTHNGKKLAFSHNGLDHFSDLFIADAASKKAKYKRLTNINPQVDSWILPEISIVKWTAPDGSQVEGILDLPAGYKKSDGPLPLIVQIHGGPTSATPYALQHRSYGRSTFTANGWALLSPNYRGSTGYGDKFLTDLVGQEHEIEVADIMAGVDHLIKQGIADGDKMAVMGWSNGGYLTNALISTTNRFKAASSGAGVFDQRLQWMLEDTPGHVINFMQGLPWEKPEAYTHGSSLTHADKIKTPTLIHIGENDQRVPLGHAQGLYRALKHYLNVPVELVVYPGEGHGLSKYQHRQAKMDWDKLWFEHYVLGKQMDEAK
- a CDS encoding YSC84-related protein; the encoded protein is MHKYLSTLILSCCVALGLLTSPMTLAADSYSEAIANFKKAPDTQKFFNSAYGYAIFPTVGKGGIGIGAAYGKGRVYKGGAHTGDSSLTQLSIGFQLGGQAYSEIIFFKDAKAYQEFTSGSFEFGATASAVAINVGANAQVGTTGNSAGAGHSGANKAASAAYINGMAIFTAAKGGLMYEAALAGQSFTFEPK
- a CDS encoding potassium channel family protein, which encodes MNLDKALSNISEKNNFIYLTLALIMLLIAAALVQLLQDNVIEYVIQGIMVVIFIVCFVSLRFDRKWTHFLRGLAVVWIAAIAAKHLFHIKEMSILMLSLTFVFFYGTFQSLVRKILFSGQIDTNKLIGSVALFLLLGLMWAVAYLLLLELDPFAFRGLEAIPWEDNFSNSAYFSFVTLTTLGYGDISPVTPIAKTLVYLESVVGVFYMAVVVSSLVSSNLGRNAAR